One genomic region from Magallana gigas chromosome 3, xbMagGiga1.1, whole genome shotgun sequence encodes:
- the LOC105339968 gene encoding small ribosomal subunit protein mS22, whose translation MSCNLSKAAFLQTFRKLSCVHSQLLLLRGVHVSQFKPPVVPTDIDPFPLFMEEGVQTILNDITGIDLKKTALLQPKKLPLKPVLRAVPDKELKRLQADSFKKERSKIEQRPPFMRARKEISCELARNPEIAPVMTNNLLFIDTSAFTRSERANKDKVVVVRDTEGTLRTATQEERDRAIQIAFPVRGRTIFPSSFFKPENLHNALQRCRYSYVLDKVCVQYDPDHPEFLRITKEIYDYILERREFDALRGTRHFGSMAFYLSLCHREYELVLDMLERKLIVDVMDYIRLHRKIHSQEGSKGSLSKPLGYDKKNFEKLMGLYMKRITGNRKKQAEKMVESLLEAGLPEIIKENLSQRELIDSYLKLETNVY comes from the exons ATGTCGTGCAACCTGTCGAAAGCTGCATTTTTGCAAACTTTTCGCAAGCTGTCATGTGTTCATTCACAACTTTTATTGTTGAGAG gtgtACATGTATCCCAGTTCAAACCACCAGTGGTTCCCACTGACATTGATCCTTTTCCTTTATTTATGGAAGAAGGGGTTCAAACTATACTCAATGACATTACTGGGATAGATTTGAAGAAGACTGCTCTGCTACAACCTAAGAAGTTGCCCCTTAAACCTGTGCTGAGGGCTGTCCCAGATAAGGAATTGAAAAGG ttACAAGCAGACtctttcaaaaaagaaagatcAAAGATAGAACAAAGGCCACCATTCATGAGGGCAAGAAAAGAAATCAGCTGTGAGTTAGCCAGGAACCCTGAGATAGCCCCTGTCATGACGAACAATCTACTGTTTATCGACACTTCAGCTTTCACTCGCTCAGAAAGAGCCAACAAG GACAAGGTCGTGGTGGTCAGGGACACAGAGGGGACACTAAGGACCGCCACCCAGGAGGAAAGAGACCGAGCCATACAGATAGCCTTCCCTGTCAGGGGCAGGACCATATTCCCATCCAGCTTCTTCAAACCTGAGAACCTTCAT aatgCTCTCCAAAGATGTCGGTACAGCTATGTCCTGGATAAAGTATGTGTCCAGTATGATCCTGATCACCCAGAATTCCTCAGG ATCACAAAAGAGATCTATGACTATATCTTGGAGAGGAGGGAGTTTGATGCTTTGCGTGGCACGCGTCATTTTGGATCCATGGCATTCTACTTATCCTTATGTCACAGAGAGTATGAATTGGTCTTGGACATGCTAGAGAGAAAACT cATCGTTGATGTTATGGATTACATAAGACTTCACAGAAAAATACACAGTCAAGAAGGGTCAAAAGGATCGCTGTCCAAACCTCTTGGCTATGATAAAAAGAACTTTGAG AAATTAATGGGATTATACATGAAGAGGATAACTGGAAATAGGAAAAAACAAGCTGAGAAGATGGTGGAGTCATTGCTTGAAGCCGGTTTGCCAGAAATCATCAAGGAAAACTTGTCACAAAGAGAACTTATTGACAGCTATTTGAAATTGGaaacaaatgtttattaa